A single genomic interval of Dysidea avara chromosome 6, odDysAvar1.4, whole genome shotgun sequence harbors:
- the LOC136258376 gene encoding uncharacterized protein, translated as MVNCVDDGPAFFSADVSSQNEEFQEGNDDINTDLEHLLGIDDVRQKKASALFLLKLKETHRLSQVAIDNVVEGSNTVFSHTVQRLHSGVRSKLASLGIDETQINSVFQDLSDPFFGLETKFKQDKYFVEDVGLVEPEEMLVGDPCYSLRFSGNKRSFVEQHDSFQYIPLFKTLERLLKDSSVLEFIDNPHKRIDDKLEDFCDGELFSSNDLFLRTAEVHETQCGELEEAEGDLKKHYSKTYGINRRSKLLCAKNFSLFNGGLPHDAMHDILEGVAQLEVKLLIKHCVSQKYFAIADYNHRVENFDYGKNEIDKPGKITREILASNDKKFHLSAAQTLLLCRIIPLLIGDCVPEEDKHWRCFLLLLKICDIVFSPIIPKGYCAVLKLLIEEHHSLFKLLYSSSMLTPKFHFLVHYPDQIVALGPMTRYWTMRHEAKLSLFKKASHLGNFKNIAYTLASRHQRWMCYQLASGDILQSCFECGPGSGTRTVAQQPSQIRTLIQQAIPSISVDATVFQPNWVKKNSVNYCNNNCYVMVGTDGIDPLFGHIIDVFIVGGDLILLHVYHCQNVYFDDHFHSYVITDTTNMSIVCLEDLPSPFVLHGHKLFDESSETYIIMRH; from the exons ATGGTGAATTGTGTTGATGATGGGCCTGCATTTTTCTCTGCTGATGTTAGTTCTCAAAATGAAGAATTTCAGGAAG GAAATGATGACATTAATACAGATTTGGAACACTTGTTGGGCATTGATGATGTTCGTCAAAAGAAAGCCAGTGCCCTTTTTTTGCTGAAACTGAAAGAAACTCATCGTTTGTCACAGGTGGCAATTGACAATGTTGTGGAAGGATCAAACACGGTTTTTTCCCACACAGTGCAAAGGCTTCATAGTGGTGTTCGTTCTAAACTTGCTTCACTTGGGATAGATGAAACACAAATAAACAGTGTGTTTCAAGATTTGTCTGATCCCTTTTTTGGCTTGGAAACAAAATTCAAACAGGATAAGTATTTTGTAGAAGATGTGGGCTTGGTG GAACCAGAGGAAATGCTAGTTGGTGATCCTTGCTATTCATTAAGATTTTCAGGAAATAAAAGATCATTTGTTGAGCAGCATGATTCTTTTCAATATATACCACTTTTTAAGACACTTGAGAGACTGCTGAAAGATTCCAGTGTATTAGAATTTATTGATAATCCTCACAAGAGAATTGATGATAAATTAGAAGATTTTTGTGATGGGGAGCTA TTTTCATCAAATGATCTTTTTCTCCGAACTGCTGAAGTGCATGAAACACAGTGTGGTGAGTTAGAAGAAGCTGAAGGAGATCTCAAAAAACATTATTCTAAAACATATGGAATCAATCGTCGTAGTAAATTACTATGTGCAAAAAACTTTTCCTTATTCAATGGAGGTTTACCACATGATGCCATGCATGACATCCTGGAAGGTGTTGCTCAACTTGAAGTTAAGCTACTAATTAAACATTGTGTAAGCCAGAAATATTTTGCTATAGCTGACTACAATCACAGGGTCGAGAATTTTGATTATGGCAAAAACGAGATAGACAAACCAGGAAAAATAACTAGAGAAATACTAGCATCTAATGATAAAAAATTTCACTTATCAGCAGCCCAGACCTTACTTCTTTGTCGAATTATTCCTTTACTGATTGGAGATTGTGTTCCTGAAGAAGATAAACACTGGAGATGCTTTCTTTTGCTATTAAAAATTTGTGATATTGTGTTTTCTCCCATCATACCCAAGGGCTATTGCGCTGTCCTCAAACTTTTGATTGAGGAGCATCATTCTCTTTTCAAGTTATTGTACTCAAGTTCAATGTTGACCccaaaatttcattttcttGTCCATTACCCAGATCAGATTGTGGCACTGGGACCAATGACTCGGTATTGGACAATGCGTCATGAAGCAAAACTTAGCTTGTTTAAGAAAGCTTCACATTTAGGTAACTTTAAGAACATTGCTTATACGTTAGCAAGTAGACATCAGCGATGGATGTGTTATCAGCTGGCTTCAGGTGACATACTTCAATCTTGCTTTGAGTGTGGCCCAGGCAGTGGTACCAGAACAGTTGCACAACAGCCAAGCCAGATCAGAACTTTAATTCAACAAGCCATACCATCGATAAGTGTTGATGCCACTGTCTTCCAACCTAATTGGGTTAAAAAAAACAGTGTGAATTATTGCAATAACAATTGCTATGTTATGGTGGGGACAGATGGGATTGATCCCTTATTTGGTCATATAATTGACGTCTTCATTGTTGGAGGTGATTTGATACTGCTACATGTGTATCATTGTCAGAATGTTTACTTTGACGATCACTTTCATTCTTACGTCATTACTGATACCACAAATATGTCGATTGTGTGTCTTGAAGACTTGCCAAGTCCTTTTGTACTTCATGGACACAAACTCTTTGATGAAAGCTCAGAAACCTACATAATCATGAGGCATTAA
- the LOC136257639 gene encoding uncharacterized protein encodes MIPAMGIVKKLSRLISKDDIPILSSVDSVSFNDQSSIVSTESTQSVASGNLSMTNFDIPRHWRPETNSCIEKKELTPECRNDIVRTLVTLTISKVGSKPSRSNCEQVARLLILKYPFMKDDIGDGYTSWVDKMIERVRNLVKLDRKKGASIGQSPTPKRSNNKNKLQRRYPLT; translated from the exons ATGATACCTGCCATGGGCATCGTCAAGAAACTCTCCAGGCTTATTTCAAAG GATGATATTCCAATTTTGTCTTCTGTTGATTCAGTTTCATTTAATGATCAAAGTTCAATAGTTTCAACAGAATCAACACAGTCTGTTGCTTCAGGAAATCTTTCCATGACTAATTTTGATATACCACGCCACTGGAGACCAGAGACCAATTCATGCATAGAGAAAAAGGAACTAACCCCAGAGTGTAGAAATGATATAGTGAGAACCTTGGTCACACTCACTATTTCAAAAGTTGGATCCAAGCCATCCAGAAGTAACTGTGAGCAGGTTGCCAGACTCCTTATACTGAAGTATCCATTCATGAAGGATGATATTGGTGATGGATAT ACTTCATGGGTGGACAAAATGATAGAAAGGGTAAGAAATTTGGTCAAGCTGGACAGGAAGAAAGGAGCTTCTATTGGCCAATCACCTACTCCAAAAAGAAGCAATAACAAGAACAAACTTCAACGACGTTATCCACTAACTTGA